The bacterium genome includes a window with the following:
- the rpsB gene encoding 30S ribosomal protein S2: protein MPVAPMKSLLEAGVHFGHQTRRWNPKMRPYIFAERNGIYIIDLQKTSRYLDAAYYFVRDMVVQGKNICFVGTKKQAQETIREEAERCNMFFVNQRWLGGMLTNFETIKKRIARLKELEQMKVDGSYDRLPKKEVSLLEKEAFKLERLLGGIKNLPGRRPDVIFVIDTKKEHLAIKEARKLGIPVVAVVDTNCDPDEVDYIIPGNDDAIRAIKVLTEKIADAVLEGKQGVQHAAGTTEQLEAVSI from the coding sequence ATGCCCGTCGCACCTATGAAGAGCCTGCTCGAGGCCGGCGTCCACTTCGGTCACCAGACCCGTCGCTGGAACCCCAAGATGCGTCCCTACATCTTCGCCGAGCGCAACGGCATCTACATCATCGACCTCCAGAAGACCTCGCGTTACCTGGATGCCGCGTACTACTTCGTGCGCGACATGGTCGTCCAGGGCAAGAACATCTGCTTCGTCGGTACCAAGAAGCAGGCGCAGGAGACCATCCGCGAGGAGGCCGAGCGCTGCAACATGTTCTTCGTCAACCAGCGCTGGCTCGGCGGCATGCTGACCAACTTCGAGACCATCAAGAAGCGCATCGCCCGCCTCAAGGAGCTCGAGCAGATGAAGGTCGACGGTTCCTACGACCGTCTGCCCAAGAAGGAAGTCTCGCTCCTCGAGAAGGAAGCGTTCAAGCTCGAGCGTCTGCTCGGCGGCATCAAGAACCTGCCCGGCCGTCGCCCCGACGTCATCTTCGTGATCGACACCAAGAAGGAGCACCTCGCCATCAAGGAAGCCCGCAAGCTGGGCATCCCCGTCGTGGCCGTGGTCGACACCAACTGCGATCCCGACGAAGTCGACTACATCATCCCCGGCAACGATGACGCGATCCGCGCCATCAAGGTCCTCACCGAGAAGATCGCCGACGCGGTCCTCGAGGGCAAGCAGGGCGTTCAGCACGCCGCCGGCACCACCGAGCAGCTCGAGGCCGTCTCGATCTAG
- the murA gene encoding UDP-N-acetylglucosamine 1-carboxyvinyltransferase, whose translation MDKLIVNGGPPLVGTIPVSGAKNSALPILAAAILSQGDCHITNVPELTDVHIICEILRTLGVEVESTGKGSYRLNASGLCEYTAPYELVTKMRAAFFAIGPILARMGHARIPLPGGCTIGSRPVDLHLKGLRSLGAKVTIEHGYVEAQADALIGGNIYLDFPSVGATETIMMAAVHAEGTTVIENCAQEPEIVDLADFLNKMGAKVTGAGTQTITVEGVRRLGGCEHAIIPDRIEAGTFMVAAAITRGDLTLTGVRNDHLQAIASKLIEMGVTVTPMGEDVVNVKVEGPLKPVDIRTMPHPGFPTDMQAQIMTLLATIDGTSVLTEMVFENRFLHVDELIRMGANIKAEGNVAVIQGVPELSGAPVKATDLRAGAAMILAGLVGRGETVITGLQHIDRGYEHIEAKLTAVGARISRTSRPETVLTA comes from the coding sequence TTGGATAAGCTGATTGTCAACGGCGGGCCCCCTCTCGTCGGCACCATTCCGGTCAGCGGCGCAAAGAACTCGGCCCTGCCGATCCTGGCCGCGGCGATCCTCTCGCAGGGCGATTGCCATATCACCAACGTCCCCGAGTTGACCGACGTCCACATCATCTGCGAGATCCTGCGCACCCTGGGTGTCGAGGTCGAGTCGACCGGCAAGGGCTCCTATCGCCTCAACGCGAGCGGCCTCTGCGAGTACACGGCCCCCTACGAGCTGGTCACCAAGATGCGGGCGGCCTTCTTCGCCATCGGCCCGATCCTCGCCCGGATGGGCCACGCCCGGATCCCCCTGCCCGGCGGCTGCACCATCGGCTCGCGGCCGGTGGATCTGCACCTCAAGGGCCTGCGGTCCCTGGGCGCCAAGGTCACCATCGAGCACGGCTACGTGGAGGCCCAGGCCGACGCCCTGATCGGCGGCAACATCTACCTAGACTTCCCGAGCGTGGGGGCCACCGAGACCATCATGATGGCGGCGGTCCACGCCGAGGGCACCACCGTCATCGAGAACTGCGCCCAGGAGCCCGAGATCGTCGATCTCGCCGACTTCCTCAACAAGATGGGCGCCAAGGTCACCGGTGCCGGCACCCAGACCATCACCGTCGAGGGCGTCCGTCGCCTGGGCGGCTGTGAGCACGCCATCATCCCCGACCGGATCGAGGCGGGCACCTTCATGGTGGCCGCGGCCATCACCCGGGGCGATTTGACCCTGACCGGGGTCCGCAACGACCACCTGCAGGCGATCGCAAGCAAGCTCATCGAGATGGGCGTGACCGTCACCCCCATGGGCGAGGACGTGGTCAACGTCAAGGTCGAGGGGCCCCTCAAGCCGGTGGACATCCGCACCATGCCCCACCCCGGCTTCCCCACCGACATGCAGGCGCAGATCATGACGCTGCTTGCGACCATCGACGGCACCTCGGTTTTGACCGAGATGGTCTTCGAGAACCGCTTCCTGCACGTGGACGAATTGATCCGCATGGGCGCCAACATCAAGGCCGAGGGCAACGTGGCGGTGATCCAGGGGGTGCCCGAGCTCTCGGGGGCCCCGGTCAAGGCCACCGACCTGCGCGCCGGCGCCGCCATGATCCTGGCAGGCCTGGTCGGCCGCGGCGAGACGGTCATCACGGGCCTGCAGCACATCGATCGCGGCTACGAGCACATCGAAGCCAAGCTGACCGCGGTGGGCGCGCGGATCTCGCGCACCTCCCGGCCGGAGACCGTCCTGACCGCCTAA